One Ornithorhynchus anatinus isolate Pmale09 chromosome 2, mOrnAna1.pri.v4, whole genome shotgun sequence DNA segment encodes these proteins:
- the SOCS1 gene encoding suppressor of cytokine signaling 1: protein MVAHSKVAADNAVATDARRRPDPSPSPPPITPVATRAGRPGPDARPRRPPAGASRHGAPAAPAAGGAAAPGPGDTHFRTFRSQADYCSITRASALLDACGFYWGPLSVNVAHEKLRDEPVGTFLVRDSRQKNCFFAISVKTATGPTSIRVNFQAGRFNLDGSGETFDCLFKLLEHYLSSPRKVLVTPLRRVRLRPLQELCRKSIVATFGRDNLGAVPLNPVLKDYLRSFPFKI, encoded by the coding sequence ATGGTAGCACACAGTAAAGTGGCAGCCGACAATGCAGTTGCAACAGACGCGAGACGGCGACCCGACCCATCCCCATCACCTCCTCCCATCACTCCCGTCGCGACCCgggccggccgccccggcccggacGCCCGGCCCCGGCGACCTCCCGCCGGCGCGTCCCGCCATGGGGCGCCGGCGGcgccggcggcgggcggcgccGCCGCCCCGGGACCGGGCGACACCCACTTCCGCACCTTCCGCTCCCAGGCGGACTACTGCAGCATCACCCGGGCCAGCGCCCTCTTGGACGCCTGTGGCTTCTACTGGGGGCCCCTGAGCGTGAACGTGGCCCACGAGAAGCTCAGGGACGAGCCCGTGGGGACCTTCCTGGTCCGGGACAGCCGGCAGAAGAACTGCTTCTTCGCCATCAGCGTTAAGACGGCCACCGGGCCCACCAGCATCCGCGTCAACTTCCAGGCCGGGCGCTTCAACCTGGACGGCAGCGGGGAGACCTTCGACTGCCTCTTCAAGCTGCTGGAGCATTACCTGAGCTCGCCCCGCAAGGTGCTGGTGACCCCTCTGCGCCGGGTCAGGCTCCGGCCCCTGCAGGAGCTGTGCCGCAAGAGCATCGTGGCCACCTTTGGGAGAGACAACCTGGGCGCCGTCCCCCTCAACCCCGTCCTCAAGGACTACCTGCGGTCGTTTCCTTTTAAGATTTGA